The genomic stretch ctagtttcttcggatccacctgaataccctcactcaataccacgtagcctaagaatgccacggaaaccaaaactcacattttgagaactttgcacataacttcttttcccttagAGTCTAGAGCACTGTCCTCAagtgctactcatgatcttcccgactctgggaatacactagaatatcctcaataaagacaatgattaacgagtcaagatatggccggaacatactgtgcatcaaatgcataaaggctactggggaattggtcaacccaaatgacataacaaggaactcgtaatgaccataccgagtcctaaaagcagtcttcgggatatctggctcccgaatcttcaactgatggtaccctgaacgcaagtcaatcttagaaaacactcgtgcaccctgtagctggtcaaacaaaCCATCAATATGAGGCAGaagataacggttcttcactgtaactttttttaactggcgataatcaatgcacatatgcataaaaccatctttcttcttcataaacaagacagaagcaccccaaggtgatacactgggccgaataaaacccttatcaagcctGTAACtggtccttcaactccttcaactcaagaggagccatatTATTTGGAGGAATAGAAATTGACTGAGtacccgacaacagatcaatgccaaaatcaatatctctatcgtgcggcatgcccggaaggtcagcTAGAAACATATCAGAAAAATCCCATACTATTAGGACTGAATTAAtggaaggggtatcaatactgacatctctcacataagctagatacgcgtcacaccctttctcaaccatacgttgagccttaaggaaagaaataagtctactgggagtgtgatctaaaacACCCTTCccctcaacacgcggtacacctagcataaccaatgtcacggttttggcgtgacaatcaagaatagaataatggggtgacaaccagtctatgccgtagataacatcaaaatctaccgtGTTGAGCAAtgataaatcggctctggtcttaaaaccactaagagcGATCAAACACGACCAATTAAcgcag from Nicotiana sylvestris chromosome 12, ASM39365v2, whole genome shotgun sequence encodes the following:
- the LOC138883103 gene encoding uncharacterized protein is translated as MVTDLVATPPSQPARGGARGGRGHPRGGGQARYYALPTRTEFVTSDSIITGIILVCHRDASILFDLSSTYSYVFSYFSPHLHVSRDSLSTPVYVSTLVGDSLVVDCVNWSCLIALSGFKTRADLSLLNTVDFDVIYGIDWLSPHYSILDCHAKTVTLVMLGVPRVEGKGVLDHTPSRLISFLKAQRMVEKGCDAYLAYVRDVSIDTPSINSVLIVWDFSDMFLADLPGMPHDRDIDFGIDLLSGTQSISIPPNNMAPLELKELKDQLQA